One window of the Granulicella arctica genome contains the following:
- a CDS encoding DUF1800 domain-containing protein, which produces MHLSVRQPGSLPLHSAWASCLLLTIGCSGGSSPSPAFPQPVKPTPAIAVAVSGGSQVRIGSTVQFVAVVTNTSNTAVTWQVNGVDGGAATIGTISGSGSYTPPAVLPNPNIVTITAVSQALTSAIGALSETVLNPLPVIGSVAVMTTGSSSVLDVLGTGFVSGSSLQVMGVGVPTTFISGTELKATVTLPVGTTTVAVDVVNPDPGGSASATAQVQAYQATVATAARLLDQATFGPTLNDIQHVQNVGVSGYLTEQFNTPATLLPTIAIPAPTICVNTTTPCEESEWWQAVITGPDQLRQRVAFALSEIFVVSTDSVNARAVTTFQNTLANDAFTNYYTIMQDVSLSPAMGAYLNMLNSYKPGTVNGVVQIANENYPRELMQLFTLGINQLNADGTLQLDESSQPIPVYTEAQVQAFARAYTGWTYANVSGIGAPAKYPNVANYTMPMAALESAHDISAKILLNGTTLPSGQTAEADLAAALQNIFAHPNVGPFVCRQLIQHLVMSNPSPAYVGRVAAVFANNGSSVRGDMKAVITAILTDSEARAGDTNPIANASAGHLREAMLYMTNLIRGLNFTNNDALADNDVVANASYNSLGNYTGALGEKPYTSPSVFNFFPPEYVIPATSSNAPEFALENTASAVLRLSLANTVVYNKISGFNVDLSATSALGLTASKTGNAVTDSGALVDSLGLIFQHGQMSSAMRTAIVNHVAGLTDIGQRVRVATYLVITSSQYKIAN; this is translated from the coding sequence ATGCACTTGAGCGTACGGCAACCAGGGTCCCTTCCGCTGCATTCTGCCTGGGCAAGCTGCCTGCTCCTGACTATAGGATGCTCCGGCGGAAGCTCGCCCAGTCCTGCTTTCCCTCAGCCGGTTAAACCAACGCCTGCAATCGCTGTGGCGGTCAGCGGTGGCAGCCAGGTGCGGATCGGATCGACTGTGCAGTTTGTAGCTGTGGTGACGAATACTTCGAATACGGCGGTCACGTGGCAGGTCAACGGTGTCGATGGCGGTGCTGCGACAATTGGCACCATCTCTGGCAGCGGGAGCTACACTCCGCCTGCCGTGCTCCCAAATCCAAATATCGTGACAATCACTGCGGTAAGTCAGGCTTTGACGAGCGCTATCGGGGCGCTGAGCGAGACAGTGCTAAACCCACTACCAGTAATAGGGTCAGTTGCAGTGATGACGACTGGAAGCAGCAGTGTGCTGGATGTACTTGGGACCGGCTTCGTTTCAGGGTCCAGTCTGCAGGTGATGGGTGTTGGGGTGCCAACAACCTTCATTTCAGGAACTGAGCTGAAAGCGACCGTGACGCTTCCGGTCGGAACGACGACTGTCGCGGTCGACGTCGTCAACCCCGATCCGGGTGGCTCTGCATCCGCGACGGCGCAGGTGCAGGCCTATCAAGCCACGGTGGCGACAGCGGCAAGGTTATTGGATCAGGCAACGTTTGGGCCGACGTTGAACGATATCCAGCATGTGCAGAACGTTGGAGTGAGTGGCTACCTTACAGAACAGTTCAACACGCCGGCTACGCTGCTCCCGACGATTGCCATACCAGCACCCACAATTTGCGTCAACACCACCACCCCCTGCGAAGAGTCAGAGTGGTGGCAGGCTGTGATCACCGGACCAGACCAGCTTCGCCAACGCGTTGCATTCGCGCTCAGTGAAATCTTTGTGGTGTCGACCGATTCAGTCAATGCGAGGGCGGTAACCACCTTTCAAAACACGCTTGCGAATGATGCATTTACCAACTACTACACCATCATGCAGGATGTTTCACTCTCCCCGGCGATGGGCGCATATCTAAATATGCTGAACAGCTACAAGCCGGGCACGGTGAACGGAGTGGTGCAGATCGCCAACGAGAACTACCCCCGAGAGCTGATGCAGTTATTTACGCTTGGCATCAATCAGCTTAATGCCGATGGAACCTTGCAGCTTGACGAAAGCAGTCAGCCGATACCGGTGTATACGGAGGCACAGGTGCAGGCCTTTGCGCGAGCCTACACCGGATGGACCTATGCAAATGTTTCAGGAATCGGTGCACCGGCAAAGTATCCCAATGTGGCGAACTACACGATGCCGATGGCCGCTCTCGAAAGTGCACATGACATATCAGCGAAGATCCTGCTGAACGGGACGACCTTGCCGTCGGGCCAGACCGCAGAGGCAGACCTTGCAGCAGCGTTGCAGAATATTTTCGCTCACCCAAATGTTGGACCTTTTGTGTGTCGCCAGCTTATTCAACACCTGGTGATGAGCAATCCCAGTCCTGCCTACGTGGGCCGAGTGGCGGCGGTTTTTGCGAATAACGGAAGCAGTGTGCGTGGTGATATGAAGGCCGTCATCACGGCGATTCTTACGGATTCTGAGGCACGCGCAGGCGACACCAATCCAATCGCCAATGCCTCTGCTGGCCATCTTCGCGAGGCGATGTTGTATATGACCAATTTGATCCGCGGATTGAACTTCACGAATAACGATGCACTTGCCGATAATGACGTCGTGGCTAATGCTTCGTATAACTCACTGGGTAATTACACGGGCGCACTCGGAGAGAAACCTTATACGTCTCCTAGCGTCTTCAACTTCTTTCCGCCGGAATATGTCATCCCTGCGACGAGCTCAAATGCCCCAGAGTTCGCGCTGGAAAATACTGCCTCTGCGGTGCTCCGGCTGAGTCTTGCCAATACCGTGGTTTACAACAAGATATCCGGATTCAATGTCGACCTGAGTGCCACGAGCGCGCTGGGATTGACTGCCTCAAAGACCGGCAACGCCGTGACGGATAGCGGCGCGCTGGTCGACTCCCTTGGCCTCATCTTCCAACATGGCCAGATGTCATCAGCCATGCGAACGGCGATCGTGAACCATGTTGCTGGTCTTACCGATATCGGGCAGCGGGTGCGGGTAGCAACGTACCTGGTGATTACGTCTTCGCAGTACAAGATTGCAAACTGA
- a CDS encoding DUF1501 domain-containing protein produces MGLRPFGMLNAMAQGASTDYKALVCIFLYGGNDANNMLVPFDATGYANYAKIRGPLALPQTGTGSLLQLGALPNFALNPNLPDIATLFNNRNAALVANVGTLVEPTTRAQFLAGQMLPSNLFSHPDQQLEWQNAAPTGGTATGWAGRIADTLNASYNPNASIPMITSVAGDTLFCNGSSSTPVSVSPGNISGASCSEGTTECGAQLATAQALLTFDSGLTLVQADDSITTNAYQYAKTLTAATQSVSALKTVFPANNGLATQLKQIAQIIQVRAALGVNRQIFFAGIGNFDTHSDQLTLQNALLAQISPALAAFYQATQELSVANNVTSFTMSDFSRTFQPNSNTGTDHAWGSHHIVIGGAVKGGQMYGTFPQLVLNGPDDSGTNGRWVPTTGSMQYAATLAQWFGVTAAQLPNIFPNIGSFSQETLGFI; encoded by the coding sequence ATGGGCCTGCGTCCGTTTGGCATGTTAAATGCCATGGCACAAGGAGCCAGCACCGACTACAAAGCACTGGTCTGCATCTTTCTTTATGGTGGTAATGATGCGAACAATATGCTGGTTCCATTTGACGCAACGGGCTACGCGAATTATGCGAAGATACGAGGCCCCCTGGCTTTACCGCAGACCGGCACCGGTTCCCTATTGCAGTTAGGAGCGCTGCCGAACTTTGCTTTGAATCCGAACCTGCCAGATATTGCCACATTGTTTAACAATAGGAATGCCGCGCTGGTAGCAAACGTAGGAACGCTAGTCGAGCCAACGACACGCGCTCAGTTTCTTGCTGGCCAAATGCTGCCATCAAATCTTTTCTCGCATCCAGATCAGCAACTGGAATGGCAAAATGCCGCTCCTACAGGCGGAACGGCAACCGGATGGGCAGGCCGCATCGCCGATACGCTGAACGCAAGCTATAACCCAAACGCCTCCATTCCGATGATCACCTCCGTCGCAGGCGATACGCTCTTCTGCAACGGAAGTAGCAGCACACCGGTGTCTGTTAGTCCGGGAAATATTAGCGGTGCTTCGTGCTCTGAAGGAACTACGGAGTGTGGTGCCCAGCTAGCCACGGCGCAGGCCCTGCTAACGTTTGACTCAGGATTAACGCTGGTGCAGGCCGATGATTCAATTACAACCAATGCATATCAGTATGCAAAAACGCTGACAGCAGCGACTCAATCAGTGAGTGCGCTCAAAACTGTTTTTCCTGCGAACAATGGCCTTGCGACTCAACTTAAACAGATTGCCCAAATTATTCAAGTGCGGGCTGCTCTCGGAGTGAATCGACAGATCTTCTTCGCAGGCATTGGTAACTTCGATACACATTCAGATCAGCTGACTCTTCAGAATGCCCTGCTGGCGCAGATCAGTCCGGCACTCGCCGCGTTCTATCAGGCGACACAGGAGCTAAGCGTCGCCAACAACGTGACGAGCTTCACAATGTCCGACTTTAGCCGAACATTTCAGCCGAATTCAAATACAGGAACTGACCACGCGTGGGGCTCTCACCATATTGTGATTGGTGGAGCGGTGAAGGGTGGCCAGATGTATGGAACCTTCCCTCAACTTGTCCTGAATGGTCCTGACGATTCAGGCACAAATGGCAGATGGGTGCCGACTACCGGCTCGATGCAGTATGCCGCCACACTTGCGCAGTGGTTTGGCGTAACGGCAGCTCAACTGCCCAATATCTTTCCAAATATTGGAAGCTTCAGTCAAGAGACTCTTGGATTCATATAA
- a CDS encoding GlxA family transcriptional regulator, which yields MRIFILAIDGVFDTGLSVTLDAFSTASRLSAKLFDGTPRFDVTTVGVRRTVHTSQGLTVPVQSIKPASRPDWVIVPAVLAGTPDELFARLERADMRDAKSQLLKWSARGTLIGAACMGTFILAETGLLDLQKSTTTWSLAPFFRRRFPYVQLDESRMVVPCTIGVTAGSAMGHLDLALWIIRQASPELADTVSCYLTADLRSSQAPFIIPNHLAQADPMILRFERWARLNLKDGFSLQAASKALATSARTLQRRCHAVLGKSPLDYFQDLRVEHAQSLLHRDSYDIEAIATAVGYADGATLRALLRDRLGRGVREIRAGFSMN from the coding sequence ATGCGTATATTTATACTCGCGATCGATGGGGTCTTCGATACAGGGCTCTCCGTTACCTTGGACGCGTTCTCTACGGCGAGCCGCCTATCCGCCAAGCTCTTTGACGGAACCCCTCGCTTCGATGTCACGACCGTTGGTGTCCGACGAACGGTTCATACCTCGCAGGGCCTCACGGTGCCTGTCCAATCCATCAAGCCAGCTTCGAGGCCGGACTGGGTCATCGTCCCTGCTGTGCTCGCCGGAACACCAGATGAGCTCTTCGCTAGGCTCGAGCGGGCGGACATGCGTGATGCTAAGTCACAACTGCTAAAGTGGAGCGCAAGGGGTACCCTGATCGGCGCCGCGTGTATGGGCACGTTTATTCTCGCGGAAACAGGTCTCCTTGATCTGCAGAAATCCACCACCACCTGGTCACTTGCGCCGTTCTTCCGACGGCGGTTTCCATACGTGCAGCTGGATGAATCTCGTATGGTGGTTCCATGCACGATCGGCGTCACGGCCGGCTCAGCCATGGGACATCTCGACTTGGCGCTCTGGATCATCCGGCAAGCGAGCCCTGAACTGGCAGACACTGTGTCTTGTTACCTGACTGCCGATCTGCGCTCTTCCCAGGCGCCGTTCATCATCCCGAATCACCTTGCCCAGGCAGACCCGATGATCCTGCGTTTCGAACGTTGGGCTCGGTTGAATCTGAAGGATGGCTTTTCCCTGCAGGCTGCGTCCAAAGCACTTGCGACCAGCGCTCGCACCCTGCAGCGCCGTTGCCATGCCGTCCTAGGCAAGTCTCCCCTTGACTATTTCCAGGATCTGCGTGTGGAACATGCCCAGTCTCTTCTTCATCGTGATAGCTACGATATCGAGGCCATCGCGACAGCAGTCGGATACGCGGATGGCGCCACCCTCCGTGCTCTCTTGCGGGATCGCCTCGGGCGCGGTGTTCGGGAGATCCGCGCTGGTTTTTCAATGAATTGA
- a CDS encoding carbonic anhydrase, translated as MSAFDNMLVRNKEFAAHVSSEGTPMPSLPESLPYVKSLIITCADMRVDPAHVLGVDLGEAVVMRNIGGRITPGLIEQIGMLGRIGQVAGETPGGGGEFHIVILQHTDCGITRLAGDSALLANYFQIPETELEAKTVLDPRSAIAMDVAALRAITALPASWIISGVNYDVTTGLAEVVVPPAPLRTA; from the coding sequence ATGAGCGCCTTCGACAACATGCTGGTCCGTAACAAAGAGTTTGCCGCCCACGTTTCTTCCGAAGGCACACCGATGCCTTCGCTTCCAGAGAGTCTCCCCTACGTCAAGTCGCTCATCATTACCTGCGCCGATATGCGCGTCGATCCAGCTCATGTACTCGGCGTGGACTTAGGCGAAGCAGTTGTGATGCGCAATATTGGTGGTCGCATCACTCCGGGTCTGATTGAGCAGATCGGGATGCTGGGCAGGATCGGCCAAGTCGCCGGTGAAACTCCCGGCGGCGGCGGAGAATTTCACATCGTGATCCTTCAGCACACCGATTGCGGAATCACTCGGCTTGCCGGAGATTCGGCTCTGCTGGCGAACTACTTTCAGATACCCGAAACTGAATTGGAGGCAAAGACCGTCCTCGATCCGCGCAGCGCCATTGCTATGGATGTAGCGGCGCTCAGAGCAATCACGGCCCTACCTGCTTCGTGGATCATTTCCGGTGTCAACTATGACGTCACCACTGGTCTGGCAGAGGTCGTTGTCCCACCTGCGCCTCTGCGCACCGCTTAA
- a CDS encoding TetR/AcrR family transcriptional regulator yields the protein MLDASERVFVRDGYERAQIEAIAAEAGRTKGAVYAHFRSKEDIFFALIERKAQERRDEFLHSAEGKDLEQRLAIVKKLFLGALRNENWPILMLEFKLLALRNKASLQRVRDLYKLIYEDMGRAILSGRGVSTVETKERDIIALAILRGIPGAVILEQQFNPGLISSAVADQVFETIFDALLGHRNNSPTPKPSGGTQKTKRARKL from the coding sequence GTGCTTGATGCCTCGGAGAGAGTGTTCGTTCGGGATGGATATGAGCGAGCCCAGATAGAGGCGATTGCCGCAGAAGCCGGTCGCACAAAAGGCGCGGTCTACGCTCACTTTCGAAGCAAGGAAGATATTTTTTTTGCGCTCATTGAAAGGAAGGCACAAGAGCGGCGGGATGAGTTTCTTCATTCTGCGGAAGGGAAAGATCTCGAGCAGCGCCTGGCTATCGTTAAGAAGCTCTTCCTTGGGGCGCTACGAAATGAAAACTGGCCAATTCTCATGTTGGAGTTCAAACTGCTGGCATTGCGCAACAAAGCTTCTCTGCAGCGGGTGCGAGATCTTTATAAACTTATCTATGAGGACATGGGGCGGGCCATCTTGTCCGGTAGAGGTGTATCTACGGTCGAAACGAAAGAAAGAGATATCATCGCTCTAGCCATCCTGCGAGGGATTCCCGGTGCGGTCATCCTAGAACAACAGTTCAATCCAGGCTTGATCTCATCAGCAGTTGCGGACCAGGTGTTCGAAACTATCTTCGATGCTTTACTTGGACATAGAAACAATTCGCCAACACCAAAACCTTCCGGCGGAACTCAGAAGACGAAGCGCGCACGAAAGCTTTAG
- a CDS encoding efflux RND transporter periplasmic adaptor subunit has translation MEHSDTTTSEFDSSQPQLSDPGQSRTTTPVPSTRRRRIVTWLLVLIVLVVVSAAVVSGVRKGKADAANKVEPPQVATIKTATARLGPIGYYVQALGTVTPLATVNLYSQVSGRVMAVNYVEGQMVHRGDSLIEVDPRPYEAQLKEAQGTLQRDRGVLAQAEMDLVRYKDASDQQAISRQTYEDQVQLVEQSRGTVQNDVGQVEYAQVQLSYCHLSSPINGRVGLRLVDPGNVIFSGGSNPLVVVTQLEPITVVFNVAEDDLDQVRSQILHRSALAVDVFDRSQQTKIASGKLLTFDNQIDTTTGTVRFRGQFANTDLRLYPNQFVNARLLVKTLQNAVLVPTAAVQRNGTQAFVYIVSGNTVKIRNIVELTNENQVAAVTGLNPGEVVPTTGFDKLQDGSAVKVESAPAREQAANLEAQGGQSGGSR, from the coding sequence ATGGAACACAGCGATACCACGACGAGCGAGTTTGATTCCTCACAGCCGCAACTATCCGACCCCGGCCAGTCGCGAACAACTACTCCGGTGCCAAGCACTCGGAGACGTCGTATCGTGACATGGCTACTGGTGCTGATCGTACTTGTCGTCGTGAGCGCCGCCGTGGTCAGCGGCGTCAGGAAAGGGAAAGCCGATGCTGCAAACAAGGTCGAACCTCCTCAGGTCGCCACCATCAAGACAGCTACGGCACGCCTCGGTCCGATCGGCTATTACGTCCAGGCCCTTGGCACCGTAACCCCGCTGGCTACTGTCAATCTTTACAGCCAGGTCAGTGGCCGCGTCATGGCGGTCAACTATGTCGAAGGGCAGATGGTGCATCGTGGCGATTCGCTAATCGAAGTCGACCCTCGCCCATACGAAGCGCAGTTGAAAGAAGCACAGGGCACGCTGCAGCGTGATCGAGGCGTGCTGGCGCAGGCAGAGATGGATCTTGTGCGCTACAAGGATGCGTCTGATCAGCAGGCGATCTCCCGGCAGACGTACGAGGACCAGGTCCAATTAGTCGAGCAGAGCCGCGGCACAGTTCAGAACGATGTCGGACAGGTTGAGTACGCCCAGGTCCAATTGAGCTATTGCCACCTGTCCTCTCCTATCAATGGACGTGTGGGACTTCGCCTGGTCGATCCCGGCAATGTCATATTTTCCGGCGGTTCAAACCCACTGGTCGTCGTCACTCAACTGGAGCCGATCACGGTCGTCTTCAATGTAGCGGAAGACGATCTGGATCAGGTGCGAAGCCAGATTCTGCATCGTAGTGCGCTCGCGGTCGATGTCTTTGATCGTTCGCAGCAGACAAAGATCGCATCTGGCAAATTGCTTACATTCGACAACCAGATTGACACGACGACTGGCACGGTACGTTTCAGGGGCCAGTTTGCCAATACCGATCTGCGACTCTATCCGAATCAATTTGTGAACGCCCGGTTGCTGGTCAAGACACTGCAGAACGCTGTGCTTGTTCCGACCGCCGCTGTACAGCGCAATGGCACACAGGCCTTCGTTTACATCGTCTCCGGCAATACCGTGAAGATTCGGAACATTGTGGAACTGACAAATGAAAATCAGGTTGCGGCCGTGACCGGGCTCAACCCTGGTGAAGTTGTGCCTACCACCGGCTTCGACAAGTTGCAAGACGGGTCTGCAGTCAAAGTTGAAAGCGCTCCTGCGCGGGAACAAGCAGCTAACCTAGAGGCTCAGGGCGGTCAGTCCGGGGGCAGCCGATGA
- a CDS encoding efflux RND transporter permease subunit: MNPSRIFILRPIATILLMAAILIIGLVAYTTLPISALPEADYPTIQVLTFYPGASPQVMSSAVTAPLERQFGQVAGLTQMTSTSSDGSSVIVLQFALDLNIDVAEQEVQAAINAAQGYLPTDLPVPPVYSKSNPADAPILTLALTSKTLPLSKVEDLVDSRLAPKISQLSGVGLVTISGGQKPAVRIQANPVALSSYGINLEDLRSALTSTTANTAKGSFDGPAQNFQINANDQLLSGDGYRDVVVAYKNGAPVMLTDVAKIQDGIENSKLAGWMNQTPAVILNIQRQPGANTIAVVDSVEKLLPKLQAGLPTSIKLTILTDRSNTIRASVSDVEFELILTVGLVVLVIFVFLRSMKATLIPAVAVPLSLVGSFSVMHLLGYSLNNLTLMAFTISTGFVVDDAIVMIENISRYLEEGMEPMEAALKGAEQIGFTIISLTVSLIAVLIPLLFMGDVVGRLFREFAVTLSVTILISAVVSLTLTPMMSARLLKHTPEDQQNHFYQWTEDRFKGIIAAYGRTLKWVLQYETVTLLVAAALLALTIFQYIEIPKGFFPAQDTGIIQGITQAPESISFPAMSHKQQQLAEVILKDPAVSSLSSFIGADGVNTTLNSGRIQINLKPVAERHLTATQVIDRLQKHLDQVPGIHLYLQPVQDLTVDDRVSRTQYQYALEDADATELDAMTAKMMTELRKLPQITEVATDQQNNGLSVQLNYDRPTASRLNITPDQIDSTLYDAFGQRQISTLYTQSNQYHVILETLPDFQKSPQKLKDIYIQGSSKSNSGSTAQSTSGRTSSSSNGTVSTLSPSSNTGLSLSSPISTLVNNTTSTTGNSTAVSSGSTGLGTASSSSNTLSSSTPTTALSSSSQSSSSNQSASGTSGSGSSSNSSASLATPVPLSAISSFTTTASPLTISHQGQFPVVTISFNVASGYSLSQAVDAVEKTKDRLKMPASVDGSLQGTAAAYKTIGGNEAWLILAALVAVYIVLGVLYESFIHPITILSTLPSAGVGALLALRLFHQDLDVIAIIGIILLIGIVKKNGIMIVDFALDAERNRGMSPEEAIFEASLLRFRPILMTTLCALFAGIPLAFGSGIGSELRRPLGIAMVGGLLVSQVLTLYTTPVIYVFFDRLAQRFARTPKHTFTNPHPAEQP, encoded by the coding sequence ATGAACCCCTCAAGGATCTTCATCCTTCGGCCGATCGCCACAATTCTCCTCATGGCGGCGATCCTTATCATCGGTCTCGTTGCGTATACAACCTTACCGATCTCTGCGCTTCCCGAGGCTGACTATCCGACAATCCAGGTACTGACCTTCTACCCAGGTGCCAGCCCGCAGGTAATGAGTTCCGCCGTGACGGCTCCGCTTGAGCGCCAGTTCGGCCAGGTCGCCGGACTCACGCAGATGACCTCGACTAGTTCCGACGGAAGTTCGGTCATTGTGCTGCAGTTTGCACTCGATCTCAATATCGATGTAGCAGAGCAGGAAGTGCAGGCCGCGATCAACGCCGCACAGGGATATCTGCCCACCGATCTTCCCGTGCCGCCGGTGTATAGCAAATCCAACCCCGCCGACGCGCCGATCCTTACCCTTGCACTTACCTCGAAGACCTTGCCGCTCTCAAAGGTCGAAGACCTGGTTGACTCGCGGCTCGCTCCCAAGATTTCGCAGTTAAGTGGCGTCGGCCTGGTCACAATCAGCGGCGGTCAAAAACCCGCTGTACGCATACAGGCTAATCCTGTAGCGCTGTCATCATACGGCATTAATCTTGAAGATCTCCGCAGTGCGCTCACCAGCACCACCGCCAATACGGCGAAGGGCAGCTTCGATGGGCCAGCACAAAACTTCCAGATCAACGCCAACGATCAATTGCTCTCGGGCGATGGCTATCGCGATGTCGTTGTAGCTTACAAGAACGGCGCGCCGGTGATGTTAACGGATGTCGCAAAGATCCAGGACGGGATCGAAAACTCGAAGCTCGCCGGTTGGATGAATCAGACGCCAGCAGTCATCCTCAACATTCAGCGTCAACCTGGTGCCAACACGATTGCCGTCGTTGATTCGGTTGAGAAGCTCCTTCCAAAACTTCAGGCTGGTCTCCCAACTTCGATCAAGCTGACGATCCTTACGGACCGGAGCAACACGATTCGCGCCTCAGTCTCGGACGTGGAATTTGAACTGATACTCACGGTCGGATTAGTCGTGCTGGTTATCTTTGTCTTCCTGCGCAGCATGAAGGCAACACTCATCCCAGCCGTCGCCGTTCCACTATCGCTGGTTGGAAGCTTCTCGGTGATGCATCTGCTCGGCTACAGCCTCAACAATCTCACGCTGATGGCCTTCACGATCTCGACCGGGTTCGTCGTGGACGACGCGATCGTGATGATCGAAAACATCTCGCGCTACCTTGAGGAGGGCATGGAACCGATGGAAGCAGCGCTCAAGGGCGCAGAGCAGATCGGCTTCACCATCATCTCGCTAACTGTCTCACTCATCGCAGTACTTATCCCCCTCCTCTTTATGGGAGACGTCGTAGGGCGTCTATTTCGCGAGTTTGCCGTTACCCTAAGCGTAACAATTTTGATCTCGGCAGTCGTCTCACTCACGCTGACACCGATGATGAGCGCTCGTCTTCTTAAGCACACGCCGGAGGATCAGCAGAACCATTTTTACCAATGGACCGAAGATCGGTTCAAGGGCATTATTGCCGCCTACGGTCGCACTCTGAAATGGGTGCTGCAATATGAAACCGTCACACTTCTGGTCGCAGCCGCACTGTTGGCCCTGACGATCTTCCAATATATCGAGATCCCCAAGGGATTTTTTCCGGCGCAAGATACAGGCATAATTCAGGGCATCACCCAGGCTCCTGAATCCATCTCGTTCCCGGCCATGTCGCACAAGCAACAGCAGCTGGCAGAGGTCATCCTCAAAGACCCGGCAGTCTCAAGTCTCTCTTCGTTCATCGGAGCCGACGGTGTCAACACCACCCTGAACAGTGGACGCATTCAGATCAATCTCAAGCCGGTTGCCGAACGTCATCTCACGGCGACTCAGGTAATTGACCGCCTGCAAAAACATCTCGATCAGGTTCCTGGGATACATCTTTACCTGCAGCCTGTACAGGACCTCACGGTGGATGATCGTGTGAGCCGGACGCAGTATCAGTACGCTCTCGAAGACGCAGATGCCACGGAGCTCGATGCAATGACTGCGAAGATGATGACGGAGCTACGCAAGCTGCCGCAGATCACCGAAGTCGCGACGGACCAACAGAACAACGGTCTTAGCGTGCAGCTGAATTATGACCGACCCACGGCTTCGCGGCTCAATATTACGCCCGATCAGATCGATTCCACCCTTTATGACGCATTCGGGCAGCGGCAGATCAGCACCCTCTACACGCAGTCGAATCAATACCACGTCATCCTTGAAACCCTTCCAGACTTCCAGAAAAGCCCGCAGAAGCTCAAGGATATTTACATTCAGGGCTCCAGCAAGTCCAACTCAGGTTCGACCGCACAAAGCACCTCCGGCCGCACGTCTTCTTCCTCGAATGGCACTGTGAGCACGCTCAGCCCTTCTTCGAATACAGGGCTGAGTTTATCTTCACCGATCAGCACCCTTGTCAATAACACGACCAGCACGACGGGAAACAGTACCGCTGTCTCTTCCGGCAGCACGGGCCTGGGGACTGCCAGCTCAAGCTCCAATACGCTCTCTTCCTCGACTCCAACTACGGCCCTTTCCTCATCAAGTCAAAGCTCGTCGAGCAATCAATCTGCCAGCGGGACCTCCGGTTCCGGGTCTTCCTCCAATTCGTCCGCCTCGCTGGCAACCCCCGTTCCGCTCTCGGCGATCAGCAGCTTTACAACAACGGCTTCGCCGCTGACGATCAGCCATCAGGGACAGTTTCCAGTGGTCACCATCTCGTTCAATGTCGCTTCGGGATACTCACTCAGTCAGGCAGTAGATGCTGTCGAGAAGACCAAAGACAGGTTGAAGATGCCAGCCAGTGTCGACGGGAGCCTGCAAGGAACGGCTGCTGCCTACAAGACCATCGGTGGCAATGAAGCATGGCTCATTCTGGCTGCCCTGGTAGCCGTTTACATCGTGTTGGGCGTGCTGTACGAGAGCTTTATTCATCCCATCACGATTCTCTCCACACTGCCATCCGCAGGTGTCGGTGCGCTGCTCGCACTTCGGCTCTTTCATCAAGACCTCGATGTGATCGCCATTATCGGCATCATCCTGCTCATCGGCATTGTGAAAAAGAACGGCATCATGATCGTCGACTTTGCGCTCGACGCCGAACGCAATCGCGGCATGAGCCCTGAGGAGGCAATCTTCGAGGCTTCGCTGCTGCGCTTTAGGCCCATTCTTATGACGACACTTTGCGCCCTCTTCGCGGGTATTCCCCTGGCCTTCGGCTCGGGCATTGGTTCGGAGCTGCGACGCCCTCTTGGTATCGCCATGGTGGGCGGCCTGCTGGTCAGTCAGGTTCTTACCCTGTACACCACACCCGTCATCTACGTCTTCTTCGACCGGCTTGCGCAACGTTTCGCTCGCACGCCGAAACATACGTTCACGAATCCCCATCCGGCGGAGCAACCATGA